The following are from one region of the Rhodopirellula sp. P2 genome:
- a CDS encoding family 16 glycoside hydrolase, with amino-acid sequence MSPSCLIPSSREHADTHRDQQGYRMAPAVPHKSAVPRRSAAAADQSIAEGLTPSSCSSRNSQPISLVLLAGLLLTTLQLTPAIAAEPAAGSPRETPDGSQSLLEGTLADSWEGSLDDWTLEDGVLTGTTDGSVKVNRFITSKLPPAEDFELEVDVWVSARGNSGIQYRSEVREDLGPNVMVGYQCDVVAANPKYNGMLYEERGRRILCHTGEQVVTDADGQGWVVKSSTPPKFAPETWHRFKVRVVGNHHQHWIDGQPTAEHFDLDPNGRALSGRIGVQVHVGPPMEVRYRNFFVKRLTPTTQPKESIEIPADAEKIVPQGGWKNAGQRDSNHKLVAAELPGTRNVHRAGPIWLASQPDAEGLAAAKKAGVTRVITLRSERELDFDDEALVKEAGLEFHAIRFGGHQQMTDQKIDQIRELLQTARHDAQILLHCASANRVGAVWIAHRVLDGRQAIENALLEGKQIGLLDPDLGTTAMEYVNQRKR; translated from the coding sequence CCTCACAAATCAGCCGTGCCGCGCCGATCAGCAGCGGCCGCCGACCAATCGATCGCAGAAGGCCTCACGCCCTCCAGTTGCTCATCTCGGAACAGCCAGCCAATCTCGCTGGTTCTGCTGGCGGGATTGCTGCTCACAACGCTCCAATTGACGCCGGCAATCGCGGCCGAACCCGCCGCTGGATCGCCCCGGGAGACCCCGGACGGTTCGCAATCGCTGCTTGAGGGGACGTTGGCGGATTCCTGGGAAGGCAGTCTCGACGATTGGACCCTGGAAGACGGCGTTTTGACCGGAACGACGGATGGATCGGTGAAGGTCAATCGCTTCATCACGTCGAAATTGCCCCCGGCCGAAGACTTTGAACTGGAAGTCGATGTGTGGGTCAGCGCCCGCGGCAACAGTGGCATCCAGTATCGCAGCGAGGTCCGCGAAGACCTCGGCCCAAATGTCATGGTCGGCTACCAATGTGATGTGGTCGCGGCCAACCCCAAGTACAACGGCATGCTGTACGAGGAACGTGGCCGCCGCATCCTTTGCCACACCGGTGAACAGGTCGTCACCGATGCTGACGGGCAAGGCTGGGTCGTGAAATCCTCTACCCCGCCCAAATTCGCCCCTGAAACCTGGCACCGGTTCAAGGTTCGTGTGGTTGGGAACCATCACCAACACTGGATCGATGGGCAACCGACCGCCGAACATTTTGACTTGGACCCGAACGGGCGAGCCCTGTCCGGTCGCATTGGCGTGCAGGTCCATGTCGGGCCGCCAATGGAGGTTCGCTATCGCAATTTCTTCGTCAAACGCTTGACGCCCACCACCCAACCCAAGGAATCGATCGAGATTCCCGCCGACGCAGAAAAGATCGTCCCACAAGGCGGCTGGAAGAACGCGGGGCAACGCGACAGCAACCACAAACTGGTAGCAGCGGAACTCCCCGGCACCCGCAACGTCCACCGTGCCGGCCCCATTTGGCTGGCCTCACAACCCGATGCGGAAGGCCTGGCCGCCGCCAAAAAAGCCGGCGTGACCCGAGTGATCACGCTGCGAAGTGAACGCGAGCTGGACTTTGACGACGAAGCCTTGGTGAAGGAAGCGGGATTGGAATTTCACGCGATCCGATTTGGTGGTCACCAACAAATGACGGATCAAAAGATCGATCAAATTCGCGAATTGCTCCAAACCGCTCGGCACGATGCCCAAATCCTCCTGCACTGCGCGTCCGCCAATCGTGTGGGTGCCGTCTGGATCGCTCACCGTGTCCTGGATGGCCGCCAAGCAATCGAGAACGCGTTGCTGGAGGGCAAGCAAATCGGACTGCTGGATCCCGATCTTGGCACGACCGCCATGGAATACGTGAACCAGCGAAAACGTTGA
- a CDS encoding transcriptional regulator: protein MSVATLSPAASTASFAPASETFARAHGRVCQRANTKWSPAKVLRTAMADSDRFVVQLDYVDSKGKRTRRTISPIRFGAADRFLGLCLCREEPRQFHLSRCSNFQLLDADDVIMPVEMVELD from the coding sequence ATGTCAGTTGCAACGCTTTCCCCCGCCGCATCGACCGCATCTTTCGCACCCGCCAGCGAAACCTTCGCCCGTGCTCACGGCCGCGTCTGCCAACGAGCCAACACGAAGTGGAGCCCCGCAAAAGTCTTGCGAACCGCGATGGCGGACAGCGATCGCTTTGTCGTGCAACTGGATTACGTCGACTCGAAAGGCAAGCGAACTCGTCGAACCATCAGCCCAATCCGGTTCGGAGCCGCGGACCGCTTTCTCGGCCTGTGTCTGTGCCGCGAAGAACCTCGCCAGTTTCACTTGTCTCGTTGCAGCAACTTTCAGCTGCTCGACGCCGACGACGTGATCATGCCGGTTGAAATGGTCGAGCTGGACTGA
- a CDS encoding Gfo/Idh/MocA family protein, with protein sequence MQPSRRGFLKTSALAGAVAGSTMTATSKLIAAEETKKLRLAAIGVGGSRGRYNRGGSIANDAAKYATMVAVCDVDDLHTEEFSQKHGGNLNKYRDYRELLEKEKPDVVTIGTPDHWHVPIAIACLRSGADVYCEKPLTLTIDEGKQIRKVVEETGRVFQVGTQQRSSGGLFQKAIAMVQSGHVGDNVNAYIAIGGAPGDGPFETAEAPEDLDWNMWVGPAAKADYCEERRKYFRWFFEYSGGKMTDWGAHHIDIAQWALAPGENGPTTIKGTGEFPPTVPADFNWNSFFDGEASLPNGYNTATKFNIELTFESGSKMVVTDHYKREEGNIDFPNGILFEGDKGRIFVNRGKLTGAPVDNLTAEDNANLDAKIAELRKGKKAMSHMANFFACIEDGGQPISDVWSHHRTMTSCHLCNLALMLGRELKWDPKAERFVDDEQANGLMSRKSRAGFSAETQATS encoded by the coding sequence ATGCAACCTTCACGCCGTGGATTCTTGAAAACCAGCGCCCTGGCAGGCGCCGTCGCTGGTTCCACCATGACCGCCACTTCCAAGTTGATCGCGGCAGAGGAGACCAAAAAACTCCGTCTGGCAGCCATCGGCGTCGGCGGCAGTCGCGGGCGATACAACCGCGGTGGCTCGATCGCCAATGACGCGGCCAAGTACGCGACGATGGTCGCCGTTTGCGACGTGGATGACCTGCACACCGAAGAATTCAGCCAAAAACACGGCGGCAACCTGAACAAGTACCGCGACTACCGCGAGCTGCTGGAAAAGGAAAAACCCGATGTGGTCACGATCGGAACCCCGGACCATTGGCATGTGCCCATTGCGATCGCCTGCCTGCGAAGTGGTGCGGATGTGTACTGCGAAAAACCACTGACGCTGACGATCGACGAAGGCAAACAAATCCGCAAAGTCGTCGAAGAAACCGGCCGCGTGTTCCAAGTCGGAACCCAACAACGCAGCTCGGGCGGCCTGTTCCAAAAAGCGATCGCGATGGTTCAGTCGGGCCACGTGGGTGACAACGTCAACGCTTACATCGCCATCGGCGGCGCCCCCGGCGACGGACCTTTCGAAACCGCGGAAGCCCCCGAGGACCTGGACTGGAACATGTGGGTCGGCCCAGCAGCCAAGGCCGACTACTGCGAAGAACGCCGCAAGTACTTCCGTTGGTTCTTCGAATATTCAGGCGGCAAAATGACTGATTGGGGCGCTCACCACATCGACATCGCTCAGTGGGCATTGGCTCCCGGCGAAAACGGCCCCACCACGATCAAGGGCACCGGCGAATTCCCCCCAACCGTCCCTGCGGATTTCAACTGGAATTCGTTCTTCGACGGCGAAGCCTCGCTGCCCAATGGCTACAACACGGCGACCAAGTTCAACATCGAACTGACGTTCGAAAGCGGATCCAAGATGGTCGTCACCGACCATTACAAACGCGAAGAAGGGAACATCGATTTCCCCAACGGAATCCTGTTCGAAGGCGACAAGGGCCGAATCTTTGTCAATCGCGGCAAACTGACGGGTGCTCCCGTGGACAATTTGACGGCCGAGGACAACGCGAATCTGGACGCGAAAATCGCAGAACTTCGCAAAGGGAAAAAGGCAATGAGCCACATGGCCAACTTTTTTGCCTGCATTGAGGACGGCGGTCAGCCGATCTCAGACGTGTGGTCGCACCACCGCACAATGACGTCCTGTCACCTGTGCAACCTTGCGTTGATGTTGGGCCGTGAATTGAAATGGGACCCGAAAGCCGAGCGATTTGTCGACGACGAGCAAGCCAACGGGCTGATGAGTCGCAAGTCACGAGCAGGATTTTCAGCCGAAACCCAAGCGACGAGCTGA
- the rpsD gene encoding 30S ribosomal protein S4: MARYTGPKARINRRLGTMLYETAGAARAMDRRPQPPGMHTRGRRPSNYGAALMEKQKIKHYYGLGERQLRRYFENVGRKSGNTGELLLLMCERRLDNVVRRVGFTKTRPQARQGITHGHFCVNGVKVTKPGYMLRAGDLIEVRGRENLKNLYRGVIANSPPDGLDWVSFDSETLRATVLSLPGAVDISLPVDANSVVEFLSR, encoded by the coding sequence ATGGCACGTTACACAGGACCAAAAGCCCGCATCAACCGCCGCCTCGGCACGATGCTTTACGAGACAGCCGGCGCAGCCCGTGCGATGGACCGTCGTCCGCAACCACCAGGCATGCACACTCGCGGTCGTCGCCCGAGTAACTACGGTGCGGCTTTGATGGAAAAGCAAAAGATCAAACACTATTACGGATTGGGCGAACGCCAACTCCGTCGTTACTTTGAGAACGTTGGCCGTAAATCGGGCAACACCGGGGAATTGTTGTTGCTGATGTGCGAACGTCGCTTGGACAACGTTGTCCGTCGCGTCGGTTTCACCAAGACTCGCCCTCAAGCTCGTCAGGGCATCACGCACGGTCACTTCTGCGTCAACGGCGTGAAGGTCACCAAGCCCGGCTACATGCTTCGCGCTGGCGACTTGATCGAAGTTCGCGGCCGCGAAAACCTGAAGAATCTGTACCGTGGCGTGATCGCCAACTCGCCACCAGACGGACTGGATTGGGTCTCGTTCGACAGCGAAACGCTGCGTGCGACCGTCCTGTCGTTGCCTGGCGCGGTTGACATCAGCCTGCCCGTCGACGCTAACAGCGTCGTCGAATTCTTGTCTCGCTAA
- the lpdA gene encoding dihydrolipoyl dehydrogenase, producing the protein MHAPVVVLGGGPGGYAAAFLAADEGMEVTIVEAEPRLGGTCLIRGCIPSKALLHVAKVISEVEELKSEWGIEYTGGPKIDVDVVRARKDKVIDNLTGGLGGLAKRRNVTVIQARGSFVSSNELQLEGDHKSIPEGGRLTFDKCIIATGSVPAMPPAFDIGSDRVMDSTGALALKDIPENLLVVGGGYIGLEMGTVYAHLGSKVSVVELGESLLPGADRDLVKPLAKKIDKMCDGRVFLNTKVGSLAEDGDKVVVSFEGPSKFGTESYDRVLISIGRRPVTRGLGLENTKVEVNERGFIVCDEQQRTADPNIMAIGDVAGDPMLAHKATHEGRVAAEVLAGKNVAFDKAAIPAVVFTDPEIAWAGLTEGEAKAAGRKVDVEVYPWAASGRAQAIGVTNGLTKWLVDPETHRVLGCGIVGTGAGELIAEAVLAIEMGCEVTDITETVHPHPTLSETLMNAGEVHFGTATEIYKPKRK; encoded by the coding sequence ATGCACGCTCCGGTTGTCGTTCTCGGTGGTGGCCCCGGTGGATACGCGGCGGCTTTCTTGGCTGCTGACGAAGGAATGGAAGTCACAATCGTCGAAGCGGAACCTCGCCTCGGCGGCACCTGCCTGATTCGAGGCTGCATTCCCAGCAAAGCATTGCTTCACGTGGCCAAGGTCATCAGTGAAGTCGAAGAGTTGAAATCCGAGTGGGGCATCGAGTACACCGGCGGTCCCAAAATCGACGTCGACGTCGTCCGGGCTCGCAAAGACAAGGTCATCGACAACCTGACCGGCGGACTCGGCGGACTGGCCAAACGCCGCAACGTCACCGTGATCCAAGCTCGCGGCTCGTTCGTCAGCTCCAATGAACTGCAACTTGAAGGCGATCACAAATCGATCCCCGAAGGCGGACGCCTGACCTTCGACAAGTGCATCATTGCGACAGGCAGCGTCCCCGCCATGCCACCTGCCTTTGACATCGGCAGCGACCGAGTCATGGACAGCACCGGCGCACTCGCCCTCAAAGACATCCCCGAAAATCTGTTGGTTGTCGGTGGCGGTTACATCGGCTTGGAAATGGGAACCGTCTACGCTCACCTGGGATCCAAGGTCAGCGTCGTTGAACTGGGCGAATCTCTGCTTCCTGGTGCCGACCGCGACCTCGTCAAACCGCTGGCGAAGAAAATCGACAAGATGTGCGACGGCCGCGTGTTCCTGAACACCAAGGTCGGCTCGCTAGCCGAAGACGGTGACAAGGTTGTGGTCAGCTTTGAAGGCCCCAGCAAGTTCGGCACCGAATCCTACGACCGCGTGCTGATCAGCATCGGACGTCGCCCCGTCACCCGCGGGCTCGGCTTGGAAAACACAAAAGTCGAAGTCAACGAACGTGGTTTCATCGTTTGCGATGAACAACAACGCACGGCCGACCCCAACATCATGGCCATTGGCGATGTCGCCGGTGACCCCATGCTGGCTCACAAAGCCACCCACGAAGGCCGCGTCGCCGCAGAAGTGTTGGCCGGCAAGAACGTCGCCTTCGACAAAGCGGCGATCCCCGCCGTCGTGTTCACCGATCCCGAAATCGCTTGGGCCGGCCTGACCGAAGGCGAAGCCAAAGCCGCCGGCCGCAAGGTCGACGTCGAGGTCTACCCTTGGGCCGCCAGCGGTCGTGCACAAGCCATTGGCGTGACCAACGGCTTGACCAAATGGTTGGTCGACCCGGAAACCCATCGCGTGCTGGGCTGCGGCATCGTCGGCACCGGAGCCGGCGAACTGATCGCCGAAGCCGTGCTGGCAATCGAAATGGGCTGCGAAGTCACCGACATCACCGAGACCGTTCACCCTCACCCCACACTCAGCGAAACGCTGATGAACGCCGGCGAAGTCCACTTCGGAACCGCCACCGAGATCTACAAGCCGAAACGGAAGTAG
- a CDS encoding S9 family peptidase, which translates to MLVRRRFVLTATLALTAGFFGHLPGTISPAMADSTEQTQAPPAPPKKDPAVLSLRRLFKTSDFRSKTRTLVWDDTQDILWERQTGKEGPALNQLSVPDREPSTIVPREIFLLPAEPASPESNENEAAPADPKPIEISQWTLSADDRYLLVYNNTRRVWRQHTRGDYWLRDVSVDSPNAAWRKVGGDDAAEAQTMFATFAPDGQSIAFVRDNDLHLEDCQTGDLQMVAGSDDPKLISGTFDWVYEEELGLRNGLRFSPNSQKLAFWQLDSNGVPIQTMIDNTSERYAQTIEFAYPKVGQTNSAAKVGVWDRTNQKTVWLDLPGDPRENYIAAVDWLPSEFAHANQRLLIQQLNRKQNQNHVFLCDAETGHCVNIHTEVSDAWVRHLRELHWLPSSVFGSDASGNSSPRLLWLSERSGWQHIEAIEIPSPDSLEEESNLPSRITPVTGGSWDVISIAAVAKDGSHIDFIASPEQPSQRALYRVSLQQGLGGQLATTPQRVSPEKGGTYSYSFSPTAQYAVESWSDFNSAPVQRLVQLHPYKQLKTFDDNEKLEDALEKLAPVHTEFVRLPIGEFTADPASKDVELDVWIMMPVGKDGTTKTLDPKSTPLLVHVYGEPAGQTVLDQYGGTTYLWHRLLTQHGIAVASVDNRGANAPRGKSFRQSIYKKIGRLSISDQAHATQAMLKHFAALDPERVGLWGWSGGGSSTLNGLFQFPELYSMGIAVAPVPDQLDYDTIYQERYMGLVTENRDAFVAGSPITHASGLSDPLLLIHGTADDNVHYASSARLINRLIAENKQFQMMAYPGRTHSVSEGEGTRYHPRTMMTNFILQHLK; encoded by the coding sequence ATGCTCGTCCGCCGACGTTTTGTCCTGACCGCCACGCTTGCCCTGACCGCTGGCTTCTTTGGTCACCTTCCCGGCACAATCTCGCCAGCGATGGCAGATTCGACCGAGCAAACTCAAGCACCTCCAGCACCGCCGAAGAAAGATCCAGCGGTCCTATCGCTCCGCCGGCTCTTCAAGACATCCGACTTCCGATCGAAAACTCGAACCCTAGTTTGGGACGACACTCAAGACATCCTTTGGGAACGCCAAACCGGCAAAGAAGGCCCTGCCCTGAACCAACTCTCGGTTCCGGATCGGGAGCCAAGCACGATCGTCCCTCGCGAGATCTTTTTGTTGCCAGCGGAGCCAGCCTCCCCGGAATCCAACGAGAACGAGGCGGCCCCAGCCGACCCCAAGCCGATCGAGATCAGCCAGTGGACGCTCTCGGCCGACGACCGGTACCTGCTCGTCTACAACAACACCCGCCGAGTCTGGCGACAACACACACGCGGCGACTACTGGTTGCGAGACGTCAGCGTTGACTCGCCGAACGCAGCCTGGCGAAAAGTGGGTGGCGACGACGCCGCGGAAGCCCAAACCATGTTTGCGACCTTCGCACCCGATGGACAATCCATCGCCTTCGTTCGCGACAACGACCTGCACTTGGAAGATTGCCAAACAGGCGATCTTCAGATGGTCGCTGGCTCGGACGATCCCAAGCTGATCAGCGGAACATTTGACTGGGTTTACGAAGAGGAACTCGGCCTGCGAAACGGATTGCGTTTCAGCCCGAACAGCCAAAAGCTGGCGTTCTGGCAACTGGACAGCAACGGGGTGCCGATCCAAACCATGATCGACAACACCTCGGAGCGATACGCCCAAACAATTGAGTTTGCTTACCCCAAAGTTGGTCAAACCAACTCCGCCGCTAAAGTCGGCGTCTGGGACCGAACCAACCAAAAAACCGTGTGGTTGGATCTACCTGGCGACCCGCGTGAGAACTACATCGCCGCGGTTGACTGGTTGCCCAGTGAGTTCGCACACGCGAATCAGCGATTGCTGATTCAGCAACTCAACCGAAAACAAAATCAAAACCACGTCTTCCTCTGCGATGCTGAAACGGGCCACTGCGTCAACATTCACACCGAAGTCAGCGACGCTTGGGTGCGGCACCTAAGAGAACTGCACTGGCTGCCCAGCTCCGTCTTCGGAAGCGATGCATCGGGCAACTCATCGCCACGTTTGCTGTGGTTGTCAGAACGATCGGGATGGCAACACATCGAAGCCATCGAAATCCCGTCCCCCGATTCCCTTGAAGAAGAATCCAACCTGCCTTCGCGAATCACGCCGGTGACGGGTGGCTCGTGGGACGTGATCTCGATTGCGGCCGTCGCGAAGGACGGCAGCCACATCGACTTCATCGCGTCGCCGGAACAGCCTTCCCAACGAGCGCTCTATCGCGTGTCCCTCCAGCAAGGTTTGGGCGGACAGCTCGCGACGACCCCGCAACGCGTCTCCCCGGAAAAAGGCGGCACCTACTCCTATTCATTCAGCCCCACCGCTCAATACGCCGTGGAATCGTGGTCGGACTTCAACTCCGCTCCGGTGCAAAGACTCGTCCAACTGCATCCCTACAAACAACTGAAAACGTTCGACGACAACGAGAAGCTGGAAGACGCCCTTGAGAAGCTCGCTCCGGTCCACACGGAATTTGTGCGACTGCCCATCGGTGAATTCACGGCTGATCCTGCCTCCAAGGATGTGGAACTGGATGTGTGGATCATGATGCCGGTCGGGAAGGATGGAACCACCAAGACCCTGGATCCGAAGAGCACACCGCTGCTGGTTCATGTCTACGGTGAGCCCGCGGGCCAGACCGTCTTGGATCAATACGGCGGAACCACTTACCTGTGGCATCGCCTGCTGACTCAGCATGGCATTGCTGTTGCAAGTGTCGACAATCGCGGCGCCAACGCGCCTCGCGGAAAATCCTTCCGCCAATCGATCTACAAAAAAATTGGGCGTCTTTCGATCTCGGATCAAGCCCACGCGACGCAAGCGATGCTGAAGCACTTTGCTGCTCTTGATCCCGAGCGAGTTGGATTGTGGGGCTGGAGCGGCGGCGGCTCCTCAACCCTCAACGGGCTGTTCCAATTCCCAGAGCTGTACTCGATGGGAATCGCCGTCGCGCCTGTTCCGGACCAACTGGATTACGACACGATCTACCAAGAACGCTACATGGGATTGGTCACCGAAAACCGCGACGCGTTTGTGGCGGGGTCACCGATCACGCATGCCAGCGGTTTGTCCGACCCCTTGCTGCTGATCCACGGAACAGCCGATGACAACGTGCACTACGCGTCGTCGGCGCGTCTGATCAATCGCTTGATCGCAGAGAACAAGCAGTTCCAGATGATGGCGTATCCCGGACGCACCCACTCGGTCAGCGAAGGCGAAGGCACACGCTATCACCCGCGGACGATGATGACTAACTTCATCCTCCAGCACCTGAAGTAA
- a CDS encoding aldose epimerase family protein, with protein MSLVTTPFGQTKDGKPVQKITLTNSHGHRVSVMNWGASLLEVEVPDRDGKLANVNMVFDSLDRYLGSHPGFGSSIGRFCNRIGFGKFEIDGEAYQVTVNHGKHCLHGGEVNFSHKWWDADLVSGKDANGSPEIGVRYSLVSPDGDEGFPGEVTVTAEYRWNDASELTIEFTATTTKPTHVNLTNHSYWNLTGISPGDGGASSVHDYLMLLHCNETLDVDDDLIPTGSTSPVEGTPFDFLHPETIGKRIDQLPATKGYDHCYVVAGEPGTLRPAARVVDPKTGRTFEIETTQPGMQLYTANHLGGNDSSAGHKSHEAFCLETQHSPDACNHPNFKSTLLRPGDTLKETTVHRFGVEAG; from the coding sequence ATGAGCCTCGTCACGACTCCATTCGGCCAAACCAAGGACGGGAAACCAGTCCAGAAAATCACGCTGACCAATTCGCACGGCCATCGTGTCTCGGTCATGAACTGGGGAGCATCGCTGCTCGAGGTGGAGGTCCCGGATCGCGATGGGAAATTGGCAAACGTCAACATGGTGTTTGACTCGCTCGATCGCTACCTGGGCTCGCATCCCGGTTTCGGAAGCTCGATCGGTCGGTTCTGCAATCGGATTGGTTTCGGCAAATTTGAGATCGACGGCGAGGCGTACCAAGTCACCGTCAATCATGGCAAGCATTGCTTGCATGGCGGCGAAGTCAATTTTTCGCACAAGTGGTGGGATGCCGATTTGGTTTCTGGAAAGGACGCCAACGGCAGCCCTGAAATTGGTGTTCGGTACAGCTTGGTCAGCCCCGACGGCGACGAAGGCTTTCCCGGTGAAGTGACCGTGACAGCGGAGTATCGCTGGAACGACGCCAGCGAACTGACGATCGAGTTCACCGCGACGACGACCAAGCCAACGCATGTGAATTTGACCAATCACAGCTATTGGAATTTGACTGGGATTTCACCAGGCGACGGGGGAGCCAGTTCCGTGCATGACTACCTGATGTTGCTGCACTGCAACGAGACGTTGGATGTCGATGACGATTTGATCCCAACCGGATCGACGTCGCCGGTGGAGGGCACGCCGTTCGATTTCTTGCATCCTGAAACGATCGGCAAACGCATCGACCAGTTGCCTGCGACGAAGGGTTACGACCATTGCTACGTGGTCGCGGGAGAACCCGGCACGCTTCGCCCGGCAGCTCGCGTGGTCGATCCCAAGACAGGGCGAACGTTCGAGATTGAAACGACTCAGCCCGGCATGCAGCTGTACACCGCCAATCACTTGGGCGGCAACGATTCGTCGGCCGGTCACAAGTCGCACGAGGCGTTCTGCTTGGAAACGCAGCACTCTCCCGATGCCTGCAATCATCCAAACTTCAAGAGCACGCTGCTGCGTCCAGGTGACACCTTGAAGGAAACCACCGTGCACCGATTTGGCGTGGAAGCTGGTTGA
- a CDS encoding ABC transporter permease has protein sequence MNKPSADSPISSAATSGSVPNPVSAWLQTSFASVVNALHFNPVAAFRNNPVLQRELLVNLRTNRSFLLLLVYQLVLAAVTLVAWPADERLDLSKDPPSARRLVDLFFLGQYVIASLMAPSFAAGTISGEKERQTYEMLLASPLKPSAIVLGKLVAALTHLALLIVASLPIIVLFLPLGGVSVYEVAAAYLGLFISVVLFGAIGVFCSSYFSRTSNSLVVSYLLILPLVIGGVLMWQMLAGDGLLRLKVVVLVVPAFALAAVTLMCAAAASRMLYPPDVGSEGKEVVDLEQEAAEAVGLVIQPDQFPDRLFAPPRRETLMADGANPVYDKEIHGEIFSQGTLMLRLVIQISILLAIPLMGALLFWQTPHAPWFAVYVIVFNMLVGPVFLAGTMTSERERQTLDLLITTTLSPWKIFWGKFIVGFRVAFVLTSFLVWPMLLGVGLNTDFYSSWPLIVGMFAIPVVVSVVNAVIAMTASLYQERTSMALMTTYLALIVLYVVPPGARVLASTLGLSSTVQQWIEWAGVASPFSALFSLPIGPPLMRGDSSYAGQPVLVIGYFVCSLLIVALAACLIAWKLRPKHSAGRLE, from the coding sequence TTGAACAAGCCGAGCGCTGATTCGCCGATTTCCTCTGCCGCAACTTCCGGCAGTGTTCCCAATCCGGTCTCAGCCTGGCTGCAAACGTCGTTTGCGTCGGTCGTGAACGCCTTGCACTTCAATCCTGTCGCAGCGTTTCGCAACAACCCGGTCCTGCAACGCGAGTTGCTGGTCAATTTGCGAACGAACCGATCGTTCCTGCTGTTGCTGGTTTACCAATTGGTGTTGGCCGCGGTCACCTTGGTGGCCTGGCCTGCCGACGAGCGATTGGATCTCAGCAAGGACCCGCCCTCGGCGCGTCGATTGGTCGATTTGTTTTTTCTGGGCCAATACGTGATCGCATCGTTGATGGCCCCCAGTTTCGCGGCGGGGACCATTTCCGGCGAGAAGGAGCGGCAAACCTATGAGATGTTGCTGGCCAGCCCGCTGAAGCCGAGTGCGATCGTGCTGGGCAAACTGGTCGCCGCGCTCACTCATTTGGCGCTGTTGATTGTCGCGTCGTTGCCCATCATCGTGCTGTTCTTGCCGCTCGGTGGAGTCAGCGTCTACGAGGTCGCCGCAGCGTATCTGGGGTTGTTCATCTCGGTGGTGCTGTTTGGCGCAATCGGGGTGTTCTGCAGCAGCTACTTTTCGCGGACCAGCAACTCGTTGGTCGTCAGTTACTTGCTGATTCTGCCGTTGGTGATCGGTGGCGTGTTGATGTGGCAGATGCTGGCCGGGGATGGTTTGTTGCGGCTCAAAGTGGTCGTGTTGGTGGTGCCCGCGTTTGCTCTGGCGGCCGTCACGCTGATGTGTGCCGCGGCGGCTTCTCGCATGTTGTATCCGCCGGATGTGGGCAGCGAAGGCAAGGAGGTGGTGGACTTGGAACAGGAAGCGGCGGAGGCGGTTGGGTTGGTGATTCAGCCCGATCAATTCCCGGATCGGTTGTTCGCGCCACCTCGACGAGAAACGTTGATGGCCGATGGTGCCAACCCGGTCTACGACAAAGAGATTCACGGCGAGATCTTCAGCCAGGGCACGTTGATGCTGCGGTTGGTGATTCAGATCAGCATCTTGCTCGCGATTCCGTTGATGGGCGCTTTGTTGTTTTGGCAAACCCCGCACGCCCCATGGTTTGCGGTCTACGTGATCGTGTTCAACATGCTGGTGGGGCCGGTGTTTCTGGCCGGGACGATGACCAGCGAACGTGAGCGGCAGACGTTGGATCTGCTGATCACAACCACGCTGTCGCCTTGGAAGATCTTCTGGGGGAAGTTCATCGTCGGTTTTAGGGTCGCATTTGTGCTGACAAGTTTCTTGGTTTGGCCGATGCTGTTGGGCGTGGGGCTGAACACGGATTTTTATTCCAGTTGGCCCTTGATCGTTGGCATGTTCGCGATCCCCGTTGTGGTCAGCGTCGTCAACGCGGTGATCGCGATGACTGCGTCGCTGTATCAAGAACGCACGTCGATGGCGTTGATGACCACCTACCTGGCGTTGATCGTGTTGTACGTGGTTCCGCCGGGCGCTCGGGTGTTGGCATCGACGTTGGGGCTGTCATCGACTGTTCAGCAGTGGATTGAATGGGCGGGGGTGGCCAGTCCCTTCTCGGCGTTGTTTTCGCTGCCGATCGGACCGCCCTTGATGCGCGGTGATTCGTCTTATGCGGGGCAGCCGGTGTTGGTGATCGGGTACTTCGTCTGCAGTTTGCTGATCGTTGCGTTGGCGGCCTGCCTGATCGCTTGGAAATTGCGTCCGAAGCATTCAGCAGGTCGGCTGGAATGA